In one window of Aceticella autotrophica DNA:
- a CDS encoding YibE/F family protein — protein sequence MTYLNKLFRRLFIIILLAAIFSPATIYAMQETDAAIILEASALKGVSPTYQTVTLKVISGKYKGKVFTIENETVGNYAYDMVVKKGDKVSVFIQKQNGHLNVFIVDYYHQNYILYLMLFFVTLLIVIGRGKGIKSIITLAFTIFVIIKILLPAILLGYSSILVTILLSIAIIVFSMFIIAGINNKSFSAIIGTIGGVLLAGFIAYFIQNKIGLTGLSSDDVAQLIMNMPYKIDFRSLLFPGIVLGALGAVMDVSISIASAVDEVSRANQNLTIKELYTAGMNIGRDIMGTMVNTLILAYSGSAIALFFLFVAYQSSLNDVLNLNIVANEIVRSLAESSGLVASVPLTALISSILIKKDKSHIIK from the coding sequence ATGACCTATTTGAACAAATTATTTCGCAGATTATTTATAATAATTTTATTAGCAGCAATATTTTCTCCTGCAACCATATATGCAATGCAAGAGACAGATGCTGCAATTATTTTAGAAGCCAGTGCTCTTAAAGGTGTTTCTCCGACCTATCAAACAGTAACTCTTAAAGTTATCAGCGGAAAATATAAAGGAAAAGTATTTACCATAGAAAATGAAACGGTGGGGAATTATGCTTATGATATGGTTGTCAAAAAAGGCGATAAAGTTTCAGTGTTTATACAAAAACAAAACGGACACTTAAATGTATTTATTGTTGATTATTATCATCAAAATTATATTTTATATTTAATGCTGTTTTTTGTAACTTTATTGATTGTCATCGGCAGAGGAAAAGGGATAAAATCAATTATCACATTAGCTTTTACGATATTTGTAATTATCAAAATTCTTTTACCGGCAATTTTGCTTGGATACAGCTCTATACTTGTTACGATTCTCCTTTCCATTGCAATTATTGTTTTTTCAATGTTTATAATAGCAGGCATTAATAATAAAAGTTTTTCTGCGATTATAGGAACAATAGGTGGAGTATTGTTAGCAGGTTTTATAGCTTATTTCATTCAGAATAAAATTGGTTTGACTGGTTTAAGCAGTGATGATGTTGCCCAGCTGATTATGAATATGCCTTATAAAATTGATTTCAGAAGTTTGTTATTTCCCGGAATTGTTTTAGGTGCTTTAGGGGCTGTCATGGATGTGAGTATTTCAATAGCATCTGCCGTTGATGAGGTAAGCCGAGCAAATCAGAATTTAACAATAAAAGAATTGTATACAGCAGGAATGAATATTGGTAGGGATATAATGGGTACAATGGTGAATACCTTGATTTTAGCTTATTCAGGCAGTGCCATAGCCTTGTTTTTCTTATTTGTAGCATATCAAAGTTCTTTAAACGATGTACTAAACCTAAATATAGTAGCTAATGAAATTGTACGTTCTTTGGCAGAAAGCAGCGGTTTGGTTGCTTCAGTACCTTTAACCGCCTTAATATCAAGTATATTGATAAAGAAGGATAAATCACACATAATAAAGTAA